AAGTCAGTGGGAAATAGTCAAATCGAGAAAATCCGGAAAAATAGAGACCGATCGAGCGCGAGAATAGAGAAGAAGTGCAAATAAACCCGGGGAAATAGGCAAATACCCAGGGAAATGTTCAAATCTACAGGGAACAAGCGCAAAAAAGCCAATAAGTAGCGCAAATCCTCATGGGAAATGATCAAAAGTCAGTGGGAAATAGTCAAATCGAGAAAATCCGGAAAAATAGAGACCAATCGAACGTGAGAATAAAGAAGAAGTGCAAATAAACCCGGGAAATAGGCAAATACCCAGGGAAATGTTCAAATCTACAAAGAACAAGCGCAAAAAAGCCAATAAGTAGCACAAATCCTCGTGGGAAATGATCAAAAGTCAGTGGGAAATAGTCAAAACAAAAAATACTCAAAATAAATTAGGAAATTAGCAATATTTGTGAAAAGGTTAACAAATAAAAATTTTCTGAAAATAATTTCTCTCATTGAATTAATTGACATCAGTTTCAATGAATAAGCATAAATGATCAGAATCGCAGGACACTATGTAGTAATGAAAATATTATGGTGAGCAAGGGTGGGAGGCTATATATTTTAGTTCAGATTTCGCTAATTTTTATAACCTAAATACTGGGCGAAAAGCTATTGTAGAAATAGTTATTTTTTACTATGATAGAGATAGAACAACAATCATTAGGAGATGATCATTTGATCAGTCAACAAAAAGCGTATCGCGTTGAAAAGGATTTTTTAGGGGAAAAAGAAGTTCCTTATGATGCTTATTATGGTATTCAAACTTTACGTGCTGTCGAGAATTTTCCAATTACCGGATATAAAATAGATGGAAGTTTAATACGTGCATTAGCCATGGTAAAAAAATCTGCGGCTCAAGCAAATATGACGATTGGCCAATTAGATAAAAAAATCGCTAATGCTATTATAAAGGCAGCGGATGAAATTATCGATGGCAGCTTACATGACCAATTCCTTGTCGATCCGATTCAAGGAGGGGCTGGAACCTCCATCAATATGAATGCAAATGAAGTGATTGCCAACCGTGCGTTAGAAATTCTTGGAGAAGAGAAGGGATCCTATAAAATTATTAGCCCTAACTCCCATGTGAATATGGCACAGTCTACAAATGACGCTTTCCCGACGTCCATTCATATTTCAGTGCTATCTACTTTAAATAAATTGCTCCTTGTTATGGGGGAGCTTCATACAACTTTCGAAGAGAAAGCCATTGAGTTTAACCATATCTTAAAAATGGGAAGAACCCATCTTCAAGATGCTGTTCCGATCCGCCTAGGCCAAGAATTTGAAGCATATGCCCGCGTGTTAAATCGTGATATAGAAAGAATTCGCGTTTCACGTCAACATTTATATGAAGTGAATATGGGGGCAACCGCCGTTGGAACAGGGTTAAATGCGGATCCTTTATATATTGAAAAAGTCGTGGAAAATTTAAAAGAGAATAGTGGTTTTCCATTGAAAAGAGCTGAGCATTTAGTGGATGCCACTCAAAATACAGATGCATACTTAGAAGTTTCTGCCACATTGAAAGTATGTATGATGAATATATCCAAAATTGCCAATGATTTACGTTTGATGGCATCAGGGCCAAGAACAGGACTCTCTGAAATAACTTTACCTGCCCGTCAACCTGGTTCATCGATTATGCCGGGAAAAGTAAACCCTGTAATGGTAGAAGTATTGAATCAAGTAGCCTTTCAAGTTATTGGAAATGATCATACGATTTGTTTAGCTTCCGAAGCGGGTCAATTCGAATTGAATGTTATGGAACCAGTGCTCGTTTTTAATCTATTACAGTCCATCAATGTGATGACAAATGTATTCACTGTTTTCCGCAAATATTGCCTAGAAGGGATTAAAGCGAATGAAGAACAGATGAAGCATTATGTAGATAATAGTGTTGGTATTATTACGGCAATTAATCCACATGTTGGATATGAAACAGCAGCCGCTATTGCGAAAGAAGCCATTATAACTGGAAAATCAGTTCGCGAACTTTGCTTGGAAAAAGGAGTGTTATCGAAAGAAGAATTAGACATCATCCTTCACCCATATGATATGACAGACCCGGGTATTTCAGGAAAAGAGTTAATTGAACGAAAACGATATTTAGGAGTATAAAGCGATTTTCCCTATCGTTATTAGCAGATAAAACGCTTGGAATTCAAATTCTCCAAGCGTTTTTACTACTGTTAAAAACTGATCATAATTAATAAATTATGAAATGAATGCAATAGAACTACTGACCATAATGAGCCTGTTTTTTTATAGACAAATCCAAAAATCAAACCAAGGAGATAAACGTATAGATGACTCCATACATCAAAAAATATCCCATCATACATCCAAACGGCATAATGGATGACAAGAAATAAGAAAGCTGTGATTAGATTGGCTTTCCAGAAGGACATTTTTTTCCCTATTTCTTGAAGAATGAATCCTCTAAATACAATTTCTTCGGTAATTCCTGAAAGAAGAAAAACATTCAAATAACTAGTCAGTGATAAATCAAAATGAAATCTTTGATGATGAAGGATATAAACTTCAAAGGCGAAACGTAAGCCAAGTATTAATGAAAGAACGACTCCCCAAAATAATCCTCTTTTTACATGGACATTCATTTTTAAGTAGTTAATCGGGTTAATATGTAAATAATATTTTATCCATAAACATGTGGGTACAATCCAAACGAAAATCTTAATGATCGCCATCAATAAAGCGGATGTAGTTTCATCGTATAGATATATATACTTTACCAGCCATAATTCTTTAAAAGCCCAGACGAGGTAAAAGATGAACAGATACAAAAAAAGTGCTTTTATGTGACTCCCTTTACTTTCCCTTTTTACATTTATTTCAGTCTCCAATTGACCCTCCTAAAATTATCTGCATTTTCAAATGTATGCTTTATCCTTATTTTAGCAATAGATTCTTTATGTTGACAATCATGTTCCTTTGATATTAAGGAGGAGTATGCAAATAGAGCAAGAAAAAGACCAAATCACAGTGACTTGGTCTTTTCCTAATAGGATCTCCTTTTTAATACGGGAATAGTTCCCCCTTAATAATGCAAACTTTCAGCATGATGACATTTAATACATTTGCGCATAAAGGCATTTTCCTGAAATTGATGATTACATTGTCGCTGAATGGAGTTCACTTCAGCTTCTAATTCTTTAATTTTTTGGTTTAAAAAAGAAATTTCACTTTTTAATGCTTCTACTTTTTTTTGCTTATCGATAAATGGCTGATCCATTTTCAACAAACTCCTTAGCTTTTTGATCCATTCCTTCTTTAATTTGTTTTTCATCAATGTTTGTTGTTTCATTTGTTGCTTGTTTACGTAGGTCATGAGAAATTCTCATTGAACAGAATTTCGGTCCACACATCGAACAGAAATGCGCTACTTTTGCTCCTTCAGCTGGAAGTGTTTCATCATGATATTCGCGCGCGCGGTCAGGATCTAGGGCTAGATTAAATTGATCTACCCATCTGAATTCAAAGCGTGCTTTTGATAATGCATCATCACGTTTTTGTGCTCCAGGATGTCCTTTTGCTAAGTCAGCTGCATGGGCAGCAATCTTATAAGCAATAACTCCTTCGCGCACATCATTTTTATTTGGTAAACCTAAATGTTCTTTCGGTGTAACATAGCAAAGCATTGCAGTACCAAACCAGCCGATCATTGCTGCTCCAATCGCAGAAGTAATATGATCATATCCCGGAGCGATATCTGTTGTTAATGGTCCTAATGTATAAAAAGGAGCCCCTTTACAAATTTCCATTTCTTTCTCAACATTTTCTTTAATTTTATGCATTGGAACATGCCCTGGTCCTTCAATCATAACTTGAACATCATGTTTCCAAGCGATTTGTGTTAATTCACCAAGCGTTTCTAATTCAGCAAATTGTGCTTCATCATTTGCATCGGCAATGGATCCTGGTCTTAATCCATCTCCTAATGATACAGAAATGTCATAAGCCTTTAATATTTCACAGATTTCCTCGAAGTGAGTGTATAGGAAGTTTTCTTGATGATGGGCTAGACACCATTGTGCTAAAATAGAACCTCCGCGTGAAACAATGCCAGTCGTGCGTTTAATGGTCATTGGAATATAACGTAATAAGACACCAGCATGGATTGTAAAATAGTCAACCCCTTGTTCTGCCTGTTCGATTAACGTATCACGGTAAACTTCCCATGTTAAATCTTCAGCAATCCCATTTACTTTTTCAAGAGCTTGATAAATAGGAACAGTTCCTACTGGTACAGGTGCATTGCGAATAATAAATTCTCTTGTTGTGTGGATATTTTTCCCTGTTGATAAATCCATAATCGTATCAGCACCCCAATGAGTAGCCCAAGTCATTTTCTCTACTTCTTCTTCAATGGAGGAGCTTACAGCAGAATTCCCAATATTTGCGTTAATTTTTACATGAAAATTACTTCCGATAATCATCGGTTCACTTTCAGGATGGTTAATGTTAGCTGGGATGATCGCGCGTCCTTCTGCCACTTCTTTTCGTACAAATTCTGCATCGAGATTTTCCCGTATCGCAATAAACTCCATTTCTGGTGTGATGATGCCCTTTTTAGCATAATGCATTTGGGTAACAGCCTGCCCTTTTTTCGCTCTTAATGGTTTGTGATTGAAATCAGGTTTAAGAACAGGAGTGTCCTGGGCTTTTCGGTTCCCGTTGTCTTCAGGCTTTACTTCTCTCCCAACGTATTCCTCAACATCGTTACGCGACAAAATCCAATTTTTTCGTAATTCTGGTAACCCTTTATGTACGTCTGGTTGAAATTCAGGATCTGTGTAAGGTCCGCTTGTGTCATAAACTCTTACAGGTTCATTTTCAAAAACTCCTGAATCTGTCTGTGTTGGATTAAGTTCAATTTCTCTCATCGGTACACGAATGTC
This region of Oikeobacillus pervagus genomic DNA includes:
- the aspA gene encoding aspartate ammonia-lyase, producing the protein MSQQKAYRVEKDFLGEKEVPYDAYYGIQTLRAVENFPITGYKIDGSLIRALAMVKKSAAQANMTIGQLDKKIANAIIKAADEIIDGSLHDQFLVDPIQGGAGTSINMNANEVIANRALEILGEEKGSYKIISPNSHVNMAQSTNDAFPTSIHISVLSTLNKLLLVMGELHTTFEEKAIEFNHILKMGRTHLQDAVPIRLGQEFEAYARVLNRDIERIRVSRQHLYEVNMGATAVGTGLNADPLYIEKVVENLKENSGFPLKRAEHLVDATQNTDAYLEVSATLKVCMMNISKIANDLRLMASGPRTGLSEITLPARQPGSSIMPGKVNPVMVEVLNQVAFQVIGNDHTICLASEAGQFELNVMEPVLVFNLLQSINVMTNVFTVFRKYCLEGIKANEEQMKHYVDNSVGIITAINPHVGYETAAAIAKEAIITGKSVRELCLEKGVLSKEELDIILHPYDMTDPGISGKELIERKRYLGV
- a CDS encoding CPBP family intramembrane glutamic endopeptidase, which encodes METEINVKRESKGSHIKALFLYLFIFYLVWAFKELWLVKYIYLYDETTSALLMAIIKIFVWIVPTCLWIKYYLHINPINYLKMNVHVKRGLFWGVVLSLILGLRFAFEVYILHHQRFHFDLSLTSYLNVFLLSGITEEIVFRGFILQEIGKKMSFWKANLITAFLFLVIHYAVWMYDGIFFDVWSHLYVYLLGLIFGFVYKKTGSLWSVVLLHSFHNLLIMISF
- the thiC gene encoding phosphomethylpyrimidine synthase ThiC — protein: MSQANNVNIDFKSQFPASKKVYVEGSTPDIRVPMREIELNPTQTDSGVFENEPVRVYDTSGPYTDPEFQPDVHKGLPELRKNWILSRNDVEEYVGREVKPEDNGNRKAQDTPVLKPDFNHKPLRAKKGQAVTQMHYAKKGIITPEMEFIAIRENLDAEFVRKEVAEGRAIIPANINHPESEPMIIGSNFHVKINANIGNSAVSSSIEEEVEKMTWATHWGADTIMDLSTGKNIHTTREFIIRNAPVPVGTVPIYQALEKVNGIAEDLTWEVYRDTLIEQAEQGVDYFTIHAGVLLRYIPMTIKRTTGIVSRGGSILAQWCLAHHQENFLYTHFEEICEILKAYDISVSLGDGLRPGSIADANDEAQFAELETLGELTQIAWKHDVQVMIEGPGHVPMHKIKENVEKEMEICKGAPFYTLGPLTTDIAPGYDHITSAIGAAMIGWFGTAMLCYVTPKEHLGLPNKNDVREGVIAYKIAAHAADLAKGHPGAQKRDDALSKARFEFRWVDQFNLALDPDRAREYHDETLPAEGAKVAHFCSMCGPKFCSMRISHDLRKQATNETTNIDEKQIKEGMDQKAKEFVENGSAIYR